The sequence TATGATTCCCATACTTGGCAATTTGAAGAACCATTAAAACCAGTAATAAGAGTTATTGGTGATGCTTTTAGAATTGAATTAGAATTGGACCAACCATTACCTGAAAAtgtattaaaaagaatttatattACAACAGTTCAACCACCAACTCAAAGATTAACAAACTTTAAATCGAGTactattaaaattggtggtacttatggaaaaaataaacaaaacttACAATCATCATCAGCAATTTTCACAAAACATAAACCTAAAGTTGATGGttgtaaattatatataGATTTACCATCATTCTATAGAGCTGGTTATTATGATTGGAGAgttgttgaattaaaatcaaatggtaaatttgtttcatttgattttgaaacttttaaattaaaatcatcaaaagATGAAAACTATAAACAAACAGATAgtgcatcatcatcatcatcatcaattaatgataatcaaCCAATGATAtcagatgaaaatgaaaaaattcaaGGTAGATTTATAGTTCATCCAAAATTAAGAGAAGAAATTATGCATGAAGTTTGGGTAGATTTACAAGATTCAATTTGGGATCCATATAGAGGTGAAATGACAAAAAAAGGTagaattcaaaatttaattgatgctttagatcattatcatcaagaGGGTATTACTACACTTTATGTTATGGGTTTATTAGAGAAATTACCAAGTAATCAACCATTATGTCCAACCGATAGAGATTTAGCAAATCGtttaattggtggtgatCAAATGTTCTCACAATTGGTTAATAGAGCTAAACAATTGGGTATAAAGATTGTTATCGATTCAACAACTCGTTTATCATCCAAAGCAGCCCATAGAAAATATAAAGGTGTGGTTTGTCATACTTTGGATAATAATGGTCAACTCTCAAGATTGGAAGGTACCGATAGTTCAGAGTTCACTTGGAATGATTGTGTCTCTATGAATATGCGTAAACTTTCAGTTTGGGAAATGTTTGTTCAAGAGACTTTATTATGGGGTGATCGTGGTGTTGATGGTATTCGTATAGATAGTGCTCATACATGTCCATTGTTATTCAGATCGAATTTGGATGAAATGTATCGTTTGGATAGTGATGATTTACCACATTATACCAATCAACAAATCTTTGAGGGTGAAATCGTTATGAAACCATCGGAAGAAGGTAAAAACTTTGGCTATTGGGGTACAACACCACCCTCACCAAAACATTCAACTCCTTTCTATCCAAATccaattttcattaaaatgaCCAGAGAGGTTTGGAATCGTTTCCCACAATTTGTATTTCTTGCTGAAGTTTATTGGGATCGTGAATTACATTCAATCATTTCAGGTTTAGTGCCCTATTCTTCTGCAATTCCAAAAGCATTGGCATCGGTTTTCGATAAAGGTATCAGTAAAGATGGTATTGTTTTCGATTTAAGACAACGTCAATCAGTAAAAGCACTCTATGATTATTATGAAATGCGTATGTCAACTTATCcacaaaattcaattattctCTATCCATCATCGACTCATCACTCTCCATATCCATTACAAATTTACAATGCTGGTGCGTGGGCTGCCGTCGATCTTATGTATTTCCTACCGGAAATTCCAATTACCTATATTGGTGAACAAAATGGTTGGTACTATCATGTTGATATTCATACAAGTCGTGTAAAAGTTGGTATGTCTGCAACACCCTATCAATTACAATATCCTCAAATTCGTGGTCATTATGCTCATCGGGTGGCACTTAGAAAATCTCATGCTTTATTACGTCGTGGTGGTATGATTCCATTGTTATGTTACCATGCAACCGGATGGCATGATCGTGTATTTGGTTTCGCACGTTTCTCTGGTAATGAAGTTGCAATCATTGCAATCAACTTTGACAATACCGACACGGAATTCTATGTCGATTGTTCACCATTGGCAAAGATTTGTTCAGATGATACAATCTATAGAATGGTGGATTTAATTAATCCAAGTAATCCACCACAATATTTATCATTGAACGAACTACTTCATGAAAAACATTTTGTAGTTGTACCAGGTTATTCAAGTATTTGTTGGGGTATTTATCATCAAGTTGGTTCACCTGCCGCAATGAGAGTACTCTATGAACATTCAATGACTCGTCTAAAACAATTGTTAGCAGATGATGTAGAtccatcaaataatttaatttattcactTATTAAAAAGAgtttatcatcaattgaagaatttgGTAAAACTCTTGAAAATATCTTATCAAATCTATCAGGTAATACTGAAAAAACATTTAGTAGTTTTGTTCAATCAGTACTTTACACCTTAACCAAAACCTTTGATGGTGCAACCATATTACAATATTTGGATGTTTTATCAAAGAAATCTACTCAGTCACCAAAAATTCCAAAGATTTGTCGTGAAATTTTACAACATAATACATTGGGTCCGATTGTATTTGTAACACCAGAGATTGGTCGTTTCTCAAcagttggtggtgttggtgtaaTGTTGGATGAATTAACAAGAAGTTTGCAGTTGTTAGGTTGTGAAGTTCATATTATTTCACCTTATTATAACTATGGTAAAGGTGGTAGAACTGGTTATTTAGAAAAGGAAGAAGGTATTCGTTGGAAGAGAAATGTTTTAACCTATGTTGGACCAGATCGTGTTGAAGTTGGTGTTCATGAAGGTATGGATAAAGGTATTCATTTACACTTTTTACATCATTTCGAATACTTCCCAACACCCTATAACTCTGGTTCACCAATTCATCAACTTAAAACCATTGTATTATTTGCAAAAGCATCATTGGAATTACTTTGTCAATTAAGAATTTTACCATCAGTTGTTGTAACCAATGATTGGTTCACTGGTTTAGTTCCAGGTTATGCAAAATCGGGTGCATTTGGTACCACTTTCAATGGTACTACATTCTTCCATTTGGTACATAATCTTGAAGAAGCTTATCAAGGTAGAATTTATCCTGATAGTGGCGACGATTTAAATTggattcatcatcttcatcgtGAATTGATCGTTGATCCATATTCACATCAACTTTGTTTGAATGCATCAAGATGTGCCTTGTTAACTTGTAATAATTGGGGTACCGTATCCAAATCTTATCTCTATGATCTATTAAGAACCAGTCATTTAGCAAATCTTTTACATAGATTCCCTGAAGCATTTGCTCATTCCAATGGTATTAGAgtaaaagaaagaaaacaaGCAATGAAAGCAGTTTCCACCGATCATTGGAGTGCAAAGGCAGAGCtacaaaagaaatattttggATTGGTCGATAAATCAATACCAGTACTTAGTTTTGTTGGTAGAATTGTATTACAAAAGGGtgttcatttaattttgaatgcCGTTAGAGAATTGATTGGTCATTATCAAggtaaaattcaaattttaattggtggtaTGGCAAATATGAAAGATCCCTATGCAAGTAGTTGTGCTTGGTCAATGCAAGCATTGTGTAAACAATTCCCACAATCATTTTGGGCTGACCCTGATTCATTCTTTTCAGATGGTCCATTGGTTAATTTAGGCTCAGATTTTGGTTTAATGCCTTCATTATTTGAACCAAGTGGTGTTGTACAACAAGAATACTTTGTTGCTGGTACACCAGTTATCGCTTTCAAAACTGGTGGTCTAAAAGATACAGTTTTCGAATATAATACCAACACTGAAACTGGAAATGGTTTCACTTTTGAAGCTCATAAACATACAGATTACGTTCAAGCCGTTCATCGTGccatcaatattttcaataacaCTCATCATTATGAAAAAATTCGTAAATGTGCTGAAGAATCAGTTTTAGATATGTCTGTTGTTGCTGAAGCTTGGGCAAAAGAATTCTCAAGAATGAGAAGATCAATTTGGTCAACCAATCATCAATTACAAAGACTTAATGAAAAACAATCTACTGAGGTTATTGATAATAGAGATAATCATTCATCATCAACTCAACCGTTAAATTCTCAAATtaaacaaccaccacaacaataaaaaaaaaataataaaaaaatagaattaataaataattattaaaatcttaaTCAAAAATTTGAATTCAGGAATTGCATTTGcctttcaaaataaaaaataaaataaaaataaaataaaaaaaaattaaaaatctgAAATTGGATTCGTTctatttttaacattttatttgaaaaaaaaaaaaataaaaaaataaaaaaaaaataaataaaaaaaataaaaacaaaaaaattaaataatttatctgtCTCCTGCCACtcataccaaaaaaaaaaaaaaaaatgtatctttgcatttttttatttttaaaacatttttctcttcaaagatatttttttttgtggaacagtttcaaaaaaaatttttttttttttttttttttttaatttttttttttgatttttttttgatttttttttttttttttgatttttattcatattatttttattgtaacTGAATCCTTAAGAATAACCTTAtgatttgaattaataataactaataataattaataaataattttttagaggaaaaaaaaaaaaaaaaaaagatcagaaagctttttttttatatgtatgtattgatagaataaaaaaaaaaaaaacaaaataaaataattaccaaCCAATTAAAGTAAGTTATCTCCCCCACAcgtaaaagtaaaaataattatttttatatttattattgttattgttacttttttattattattattattattattattattattattattattattattattattattattattattattatttttattattattattatttatttttgttcactaatgataatagtaatgaccGACATAATTCAACACCTcttaaaatcatcaacaaaCCAAATTTCTTGCACACACCcactttctttttcaaatttgtattaaatctatctatttttttattttttttattttttattttttttatttttttatttatttttgaaataattgttAATTACGATTAAGTtgttatttcaatttcatttctataaatatatttaatttttatttttttaaatttttttattttttatttttttatttattttttaaaaaaaaaaagcttaattataacaaaattttttattttttattttattttttttttttaaaaaaatatcattaagtaatttttttttttaattttttttttttttttttttttttttttttttttttttttttttttttttttttttttttttttttttcattaacgACCACCTTTTACTAATCCCAACAATTCTTATAGATATTTAATaggttaaaaaaaacaaacaaatttgtattattaaataaaataaaaaaaaaaaaaccattttaaaaaaaaaaaagatagaattttattttatttttttttttaaaaaatcaagaaaatGTCAGATgataaaattcatttaaaagttAGATTGGTTGATAagaaagtttttaaaaaattttcattttatccAAAGAAAACAGTTAAAGAGGCAAGATTATTTATAGCGGCCGAATTAGAAGTTGATCCAGATCAATATGGTTTATTCCTTCCACCAAAGGATGATCAAAATGGTGTTTGGTTTAGAGATGATTATCCATTAGATTTCTATGGATTAGAGGGAGAGAATGAAAAAGAGGCATTATTATTCACAAGTAAAGATTCAGCACAGATGGAGTTTGTAGAATTCAAGAAACGTTATAGACCCATCAAAGTTGGTAAAGGTGATAACCAATTCCGTACATTGATGGTAGACGACACAATGAACGTATCGGACATTGTAAAGTATGTCTCTACACAGGTGCCCATCTCAAGTGCAATCGATAGGGAGCAATACGACCAAATGAACATGTATGAGGTTGAGGAGTTGTCCAACGATATGACCGTCAGGGAGCAGGGTTACGTTGGCGAATGCACCACCAATCTTTTACGTGGCGCCAAGGGTGATCTTGGCCTTTGCGTGCAAGTTCCTTATTTCGAGGGTTTCATCATGAGAAAGAGGGGTGGTGGTTTGATCAAGGGTTTAAAGAATTGGAACAAACGTTGGTACAGTCTTAGAAAGAATAAATTACTCtactttaaatcaaaatccgATTCAACAGAGATGGGTTGTATCTTGATGAAAACAGTTCAAACAGTTAGACCTTGTACAGAGGTTGCCGATATACCATCGAAATATTCAAAGATGTGCTTTGAAATCGTTACACCCGCTAGAACATTTGTAATGTTGGCAAATAATGTTTCTGATATGAAGAAATGGGTAGAGATATTGGAATCATCTCGTAGAATGTTTGCTTATGAAACTCACTTTTTCGGTGTCGCCAGTAAAAAGATATCAgaaggtggtggtggttcatTCATCaatgatgacgatgacgatgacgatgatgatgatgaaaatagtGAAAGAAAAGAACAAAAGAGAAGATTACAAGAacaaaaaatggaaaaagaaCGTCAAGAGAAAGAACGTATTCAAGCAGAAGAGAAAGCACGTCAAGATGAAGTTGAACGTCAAGAACGTATTCGTATTGAACAAGAACAAGCAGAACGTCAATTCATTGAACAAGAGTTGGCTCGTGCCGAGGAGGAACGTAAAGAACGTATTCGTCAAGAGCAAGAGGAACAAGATCGTCAAGAACAAGAGAGAAGAAGAATCGAAGAGGAGGAAATGGTtaaattaatgattgaaGAAGAGGAGAGAAGAAGAAAACTCGAAGAAAAGAGACAAGAAGATCTTAGAAAGATTCAAGAGGAACAAGAATTACTCgtgaaacaacaacaagaattCATtgcaaaacaacaacaactcgAACTTGAAAAACAAAGACAACTTCAAGATCAACTCGAAGAAGATAGACGTTTGGAGGAATTAATGTTACAAATGGAAATGGATCAAGAAGAACGTATCAAAGTCAAAGAGGAACAAGAACGTCAAGAACAAGAGAAACTCGAACTTGCAAAGAAAATGCAAGAAGAggaagagaaattaaaagaagaacaagaacgTATTCGTTTAGAACAAGAAAGAGTTGAAAAAGAACGTCAAGAAGAAGAGAAACGTATGGAATTAGAACGTATCGAAGAGGAACGTCTCGAAGCAATTCGTATTGAAAAAGTACGTATTGAAAAGGAGGAACGTGAACGTAAAGAAGAGGaggaaagaaaagaaaaagaaagaaagagaCAAGAGGAAGaggaaagaattaaaaaagaacaagaagaaaaGATTAGACAATTTGAAGAGGAAAAGAAGAAACAAGAAGAACTTAGATTAATCGAACAAGAACGTATTCGTGTCgaacaagaattaattagaaaagaaagattagaattagaagaaaaacaaagaattgaacaaattgaaaaagaacaacaacaacaactctTATTATTAGAACAATCAAAACAAAGTGATACcgataatgaaaatgttgaTATGATGGATGAGTTTGAACGTGAGGAagaagaaagagaaaaagaacaatTAGCTTCAAAGAGACTTCGTTCATTACAAGCTCGTTTAGAAAGTGTTTGTGCAGAGACTCCagaattaaaacttttattatCAGAAGCAATCTTATCTTCACCAGAGAATTTATTACTCTCTTGGGCAAATTATATTGTTAGTGGTATTTCTTCACCATCACTTCATTCTTCAAGTAGATCACATATTCAAAGTGAATTATCTTCCTCTactagtggtagtggtttaTTAGCTAATAATGGTATATTGTTAAATGATGGTTCATCGGTTGATTCAAATGGTAGTAACAGTGGTGTTggtaatagtattaataatgccaatggtagtagtagtaatagtggtggtagaGTATTAAAACCATCAACAGCATCAGTAACATTAGTACCATCGACAGCATCTATTGGTTCAAATGCTGGTTGTAGTATTTCAGCAGAGTTATCAAGagcttcattattatcatcaggTCATCTTGTTGGTTCTCAAGCAGTTTCACTTgtacaattaaagaatttgaaatcaTTAGATGCAAACTTGGAAATGTATGCAAATCTTCTCTTCAAATTGGAGCCACAAGAATTTAGTCTTCAACATTATGTAACATTAACAACCAATGCCGAAAGAGCACAATATATTCATGCATGTTTAGTTAAATTGGGTGTAACCACAATAACTGAGGAACAATTACTCTCATCGGATTCCGATCAACATTTGAATGTTTTACTCACAATCTATGAAGAGGTTGGCGGTGAACAATGGAAAGAGGAATTCCATACTCAAGTAGTTTCCAAACGTTCCTTTGCCACTAAATATATTCAACAACTTTTATCCAATTGTGTCTCTGCTGGTTTAAATATTGCCACATCACCAGAGGAATTATTACCAACACTCATGAGTGGTAGAGTATTATGTGAATTGATCAATAAAGTTTACCCAGGCACTATAGATGAACGTGTAATTCAAAAGACTCAACAATTTtgtaaaaagaatttaatgttGGCTTATAATGGTGCTAAGGCACTTGGTGCAACATCAGTACCAGATATCGTCTTCTTATCCGATGATAAAGATACCATTTCATCCACTGTATTACATAATTTAACTTGGTCAATCGTTGAAACTTGTCTTCTTCAATCAGCTGATCCAACAAAGAATCGTCATCTCTTCCATCTATTGAGAGCTGAGACCAGAACAAGTTTCATGAAGTTAGAGAAAGAAAAGATTATGTTACGTTGGTTCAATTATCATCTAAGAAAAGGTAGTAGTCGTTCCATCAATAACTTCACTGACGATCTTGAAGATTGTGAAAATTATGCCTATCTCTTTTCAATTATCGCTCCACAACATTCTTTGAAATCTGAAATCCTCAAAGAAAATGATTGGGAGAAGAGAGCAGAGATGGTACTCTCAATGGCTGCTAAAATCGGTTGTATGTCATTGTTAAGTCCACGTGATATCGTTGAAACTGAAAATAGTCAACTCAATCAATTATTCGTCGCCGATATTATGAGAGTTGCTCACGGTTTACCAGCTTATCAATTCCGTTTAGATGTTGAACAATTGGATGATCAAGTTCAAAAATCAAAGGATCAAGGTAACAATGATGTTGAACTCCTTCAATGGGTAAATGGTTTAGCCATTGATGGTGTCGATGCTAAACATCTCTTGGAGGACTTTAAGTCGGGTTATCTCTTTTTAAAGATCTTTGAAAAAGTTACACCACCTGGTACTTTGGATGCAAAGAGATTCAAAACCAATCCAACCAGTGTTTTCAAAATGGTTGAACTATGTAATTATACAATGGAAATCTGtcataaatttaaattaaatgttgCTGGTACAGCTGGTACCGATTTGGCCAATGGTGATATTCGTTCAAATCGTGCCATTCTCAATCAAATTCGTCGTGTTATCGTTGGTGAAAAGACTGTTGTTGATTCAGTCATTGCCAATCAATCTGCTGTCTTAAAATGGGCAAACAACAAGATTGGTTTGGATGTAAAAGTAAAGAGTATTCAAAGTTTCAAAGATCAATTCCTTCAAGATGGTTTATTCCTCTTGGAATTATTATCCTCTATAGAGCAAAACTCTGTAGATCGTAAAAATATCATCACTAATTGTTCCAAcgaagaacaacaagaatCAAATTGTCGTTACTTTTTATCTTGTGCTTGGTCAACTGGTATACCTTTAAATGTAGTTTGGGAAGATGTTCAAAAAGTTAGatcaaaatcaatcaaaCATATTGTTGAAACTTTACAATCTTGGGACTTATTAAAATCTCAacatcaaaatttaattaataataataataataataacaataataatagtaataataataataataatattaataataataataataataatagtaataataataatagtaataataataataataatagtaataatatatagtatcattacaaattaatataaataaaatttttttttaaattgtataAAAAATGTTTCCTATAAATTATGATTAAGTTTGTTGTATTTAATTTCGttattaaagttttattagATTGGactgaattaattttttttttttttttttttttttggtgttattcaattttattattatttttatttttattctcaAAACTATtagttttataataaataaaaaccagTTTGTATACCTCTTCTTTTATtatgtaaatattaatttgattttgttggtgattattaaatatttaatttcatatttattttagagttgatggaaaaaaataaaaatgaaaataaaaattttcaacaCAAACCCTCAATGacagattttaataataaacaaataattttaaattattaaatagaattaaaaaaatggaaaaaacaACCAATAACAATATAAAGGGATTGcagttaaaaaataatagtaataattttaaaaaaaaaattaaaaaaaataataaacaaatccaattaattataaaatattatattaatataatatattttataatatctttttaaaaaaaaaataaataaataaaaatatttttaaaaaaaaaaaattttttttaaacaaaaattttttttttataggaTTTTtcgttcgttttttttttttttttttcaagattAGTCTAATTATAACCacggaaaaaaaaaaaaaaaaaaaaatggagtTGAATAATATAGTGGATGATGAATACTTTAAAAgttatttcaatttaaatgTTCATGAAGTAATGTTAAAAGATAAACCAAGAACTTTAGCTTACAAAAATGCAATAGAGTTAAATTCGATTGATTTTCAAGATAAAGTGGTAATtgatggtaaaaaaaaaaaaaaataacccaTATAATCAGTCaatagaaataattatttttttattaacatttattttaaataaataaaataataataataataataataataataataataataataataataataataataataataataataataatatagttgGATCAGGTACAGGTATATTATCAATGTTTGCAGCAAAAGCAGGAGCAAAAAGAGTATATGCAATTGAAGGATCATTAATGGCAGGATATTGTTCACAATTGGTTCAACATAATAAACTTGATTCAATTATAAAGGTAGTTCATAAGAGAATGGAAGAAATTACagatgaaattgaagatGAAAAAGTTGATATCATTATTTCAGAGTGGATgggattttatttatttcacgAATCAATGTTAAACAGTGTATTGTATGCACGTGATCgttatttaaaagataatggTATAATGTTTCCATCTAGAGCAGATATATTTTTAGCACCAGTAAATATGAATAAATTAAtggataaaaaaataaacttttggAATGATGTATatggttttgatttttcaattttatctgAACCAGCTCTTCAAGAATTACCAGCTCCATATGTTGAATATTTAGAAAAAGATCAAttagttttaaaagaaaataaaattttatctgtaaattttaatagtatgtatatatatatataattaaaatttattaaaccaCCCCCatacaaaaaaagaaaaattttattaacactatagattatttaattaatataaaaatagcaATTACATGTGAAGAATTAGaagatataataataaataatatagattttaaatttccagaaaatattaaaccaaAAACTATTCACGGATTTGgaatttggtttatttgttatttcgACGGATCAAAAGGTACTGTCGAATTATCAACAGCACCAGGTGATCCAGAAACTCATTGGAAACAAACTACAATCCTTTTACCATCAGGTATTGATTTAGAAGGTGGAGAAACAATGACTTGTAGATTACAAATGACCCAAGATTCTTTgaataaaagaatttatgatttaaatttagagTTTCCAGATGACGAAGAACAAGAAATGGAACAAGATggtgatgacgatgatgatgaagaacaTGAAGAATCATGTGATTGTTTAAAATGTAAAATCATTAGAGAacattcaaaataaatttttattaaatttcttttttaaatattaagattaaaattgtttttaaaaaattattttattatgaGTTTTAATgtttaatcaaataaattttccaCATTTTTAgcttttggttttgatttcGAAGGAGTTGCTTTTGTTGGAGTTGCTTTTGTAGTTGTGTTGGTATCATCATCGAATAAATTATCAACGGCTTTAGTTGATTTTGCtttagtagtagttgttgtagttgttgttgttgttgattttgaggTTGTACTAGTAATATCATCGAAAATATCATCAGAAATAACTGGTTTAGTAGTTGATGATGCTTTTTTGGCTGCAGCACTTTTAACTGAAGCTTTTGGTCTTGAAATAATATCTGGGATATCATCAAAGAATGAATCTGTTTCAGATTTAGTTTCAACTGCTTTGGTTGATTTCTTGGTTGTTGTAGTTTTTGGTGTTTCTTTTggttgttctttttcttttgtttgttctttttcttttggtgTTTCTTTTGGTGTTTCTTTTGGTGTTTCTGGTTCAGATTTTTTAGGAGCAGAGGAAAGAGCAGCTTTGGTTTCAGAAGCAGTTGGTTTAGTAGTAGTAGATGCAAAGATATCACCTAATGGGTCAATTGTAACTTTTTCTGATGTTGATTTAATAGTTGGAGATGGTGAAGATTTACCACTAGAAGTTTTTTCTGATGGAATATCATCAAAGAATGATGTATTTGAAATAGTCTTCTTTG comes from Dictyostelium discoideum AX4 chromosome 2 chromosome, whole genome shotgun sequence and encodes:
- the enlA gene encoding actin binding protein (pleckstrin homology (PH) domain-containing protein~calponin homology (CH) domain-containing protein) encodes the protein MSDDKIHLKVRLVDKKVFKKFSFYPKKTVKEARLFIAAELEVDPDQYGLFLPPKDDQNGVWFRDDYPLDFYGLEGENEKEALLFTSKDSAQMEFVEFKKRYRPIKVGKGDNQFRTLMVDDTMNVSDIVKYVSTQVPISSAIDREQYDQMNMYEVEELSNDMTVREQGYVGECTTNLLRGAKGDLGLCVQVPYFEGFIMRKRGGGLIKGLKNWNKRWYSLRKNKLLYFKSKSDSTEMGCILMKTVQTVRPCTEVADIPSKYSKMCFEIVTPARTFVMLANNVSDMKKWVEILESSRRMFAYETHFFGVASKKISEGGGGSFINDDDDDDDDDDENSERKEQKRRLQEQKMEKERQEKERIQAEEKARQDEVERQERIRIEQEQAERQFIEQELARAEEERKERIRQEQEEQDRQEQERRRIEEEEMVKLMIEEEERRRKLEEKRQEDLRKIQEEQELLVKQQQEFIAKQQQLELEKQRQLQDQLEEDRRLEELMLQMEMDQEERIKVKEEQERQEQEKLELAKKMQEEEEKLKEEQERIRLEQERVEKERQEEEKRMELERIEEERLEAIRIEKVRIEKEERERKEEEERKEKERKRQEEEERIKKEQEEKIRQFEEEKKKQEELRLIEQERIRVEQELIRKERLELEEKQRIEQIEKEQQQQLLLLEQSKQSDTDNENVDMMDEFEREEEEREKEQLASKRLRSLQARLESVCAETPELKLLLSEAILSSPENLLLSWANYIVSGISSPSLHSSSRSHIQSELSSSTSGSGLLANNGILLNDGSSVDSNGSNSGVGNSINNANGSSSNSGGRVLKPSTASVTLVPSTASIGSNAGCSISAELSRASLLSSGHLVGSQAVSLVQLKNLKSLDANLEMYANLLFKLEPQEFSLQHYVTLTTNAERAQYIHACLVKLGVTTITEEQLLSSDSDQHLNVLLTIYEEVGGEQWKEEFHTQVVSKRSFATKYIQQLLSNCVSAGLNIATSPEELLPTLMSGRVLCELINKVYPGTIDERVIQKTQQFCKKNLMLAYNGAKALGATSVPDIVFLSDDKDTISSTVLHNLTWSIVETCLLQSADPTKNRHLFHLLRAETRTSFMKLEKEKIMLRWFNYHLRKGSSRSINNFTDDLEDCENYAYLFSIIAPQHSLKSEILKENDWEKRAEMVLSMAAKIGCMSLLSPRDIVETENSQLNQLFVADIMRVAHGLPAYQFRLDVEQLDDQVQKSKDQGNNDVELLQWVNGLAIDGVDAKHLLEDFKSGYLFLKIFEKVTPPGTLDAKRFKTNPTSVFKMVELCNYTMEICHKFKLNVAGTAGTDLANGDIRSNRAILNQIRRVIVGEKTVVDSVIANQSAVLKWANNKIGLDVKVKSIQSFKDQFLQDGLFLLELLSSIEQNSVDRKNIITNCSNEEQQESNCRYFLSCAWSTGIPLNVVWEDVQKVRSKSIKHIVETLQSWDLLKSQHQNLINNNNNNNNNNSNNNNNNINNNNNNNSNNNNSNNNNNNSNNI